The Vibrio rhizosphaerae genome includes a region encoding these proteins:
- a CDS encoding multidrug effflux MFS transporter, producing the protein MHSAQSQQSHIKKLILIITILGQASIALYLPALPEISRGLVIDEFQTKLTVTCFIIGFGISPMFFGPISDRIGRKPILFTALLLALIGFVGNIFSATFEVFILCRILEGLGCGGLLTSGRSIVRDVFSGKELASASSYLSMGFALGFGLSPVIGGLLTKTFHWTSVFIFLALFDLFIMILCFFYLPETKTATPDKQQVPLLKITLKDYLHAITNSQFMINVLGGFFAYCIVISYNVMTPFLVQGNFNFSPDEYGYLAVLIGVPYYLAALMNRQMVLKHGIYFSCLLGSILILTAGAAMLFANLNGYQNIYVLMIPFMIATFGQALIFSNTIASALQLFPATSGGRMSALYSSLQMILVSLTSTYFARLPDNNTIYLATVVLCMGGFCLIFIMLSEKIRQRQTAKEAIV; encoded by the coding sequence ATGCACAGCGCTCAGTCTCAACAATCACACATTAAAAAACTCATCCTGATCATCACAATTTTGGGTCAGGCGTCGATTGCGTTATATCTGCCTGCGTTGCCTGAAATCAGTCGTGGTCTGGTGATTGATGAATTCCAGACCAAACTCACCGTGACCTGCTTTATCATTGGCTTTGGCATATCTCCGATGTTTTTCGGTCCGATTTCTGACCGCATCGGGAGAAAGCCGATTCTGTTTACCGCGTTACTACTGGCATTGATCGGATTTGTCGGCAATATATTCAGTGCCACGTTTGAAGTGTTCATCTTATGCCGCATTTTGGAAGGTCTGGGGTGTGGGGGATTACTGACCAGTGGACGGTCGATTGTCCGGGACGTTTTCTCCGGAAAAGAACTGGCGAGTGCATCGTCCTATCTCTCGATGGGATTTGCACTTGGCTTCGGATTAAGCCCGGTGATTGGCGGCCTGCTGACCAAGACCTTTCACTGGACCTCCGTTTTTATTTTTCTGGCTCTGTTTGATCTGTTCATCATGATCCTGTGCTTTTTCTATCTCCCGGAAACCAAAACAGCAACCCCGGACAAACAGCAGGTTCCTTTATTAAAAATAACCCTGAAGGATTATCTTCATGCGATAACCAATTCGCAGTTTATGATCAACGTATTGGGGGGATTTTTTGCCTACTGCATTGTGATTTCCTACAACGTGATGACCCCATTTTTAGTTCAGGGCAATTTTAACTTCTCTCCGGATGAGTATGGCTATCTCGCGGTTCTTATTGGGGTGCCCTATTATCTGGCAGCATTGATGAACCGTCAGATGGTTCTGAAACACGGCATTTACTTTTCATGTCTGCTCGGGAGCATCTTAATTCTCACTGCCGGGGCAGCCATGCTCTTTGCCAACCTGAACGGATACCAAAATATTTATGTATTGATGATTCCATTCATGATTGCCACCTTCGGTCAGGCGCTGATATTCAGTAATACCATCGCCTCAGCACTGCAACTGTTTCCGGCGACATCCGGCGGTCGAATGAGTGCGCTCTACAGTAGTTTACAGATGATTCTGGTCAGTCTGACCTCAACCTACTTTGCCCGGTTACCCGATAACAATACGATTTATCTGGCGACGGTGGTGCTGTGTATGGGCGGGTTCTGTCTGATTTTTATTATGCTCTCGGAAAAAATCCGGCAACGACAGACAGCTAAAGAAGCAATCGTCTGA
- a CDS encoding LysR family transcriptional regulator — translation MNHYPSSEQLFLFSTVVDQGSFSKAAAHMGVHVSTVTRQIDQLEQRIKAKLLIRSSRFLGLTEAGRYLYEKSKPLLKDLTDTMETIRAIESSTSGVIRMSCLPTFGKMIVIPFLAQCRRQEINLDIHLNLTERLVDPIVERLDLAIRIGEQPDSSLYPQKIGTQTWHICASPQLLARYSAEQIGQFNHLPLIDKCAEYNSLCWKGLEKSNVIAARCDDFHAQLMLAMAGIGVCCLPNWVVAPAIAAGELVKVMDDPFDRCETIYALRPFQQASAKVSLAMAGIETALITISGTMSADSQ, via the coding sequence GTGAATCATTATCCGAGTTCTGAGCAGCTTTTTTTATTCTCGACGGTTGTTGATCAAGGCAGTTTTTCCAAAGCTGCTGCACATATGGGGGTGCATGTATCCACTGTCACCCGACAGATAGACCAACTGGAGCAACGTATTAAAGCGAAGCTACTGATTCGTTCAAGCCGGTTTTTAGGGTTAACGGAAGCGGGGCGATATCTTTATGAGAAGTCGAAGCCGCTGTTAAAAGATCTCACCGATACAATGGAGACGATTCGTGCGATAGAGTCGTCAACATCAGGTGTTATCCGCATGAGCTGTTTGCCGACCTTTGGCAAAATGATCGTCATCCCTTTTCTTGCTCAGTGTCGCCGACAAGAGATAAACCTTGATATTCATTTGAATTTAACGGAAAGACTGGTTGATCCGATTGTTGAGCGTCTTGATCTTGCCATTCGCATCGGTGAACAACCCGATAGTAGTTTGTATCCGCAAAAAATCGGGACTCAAACATGGCACATCTGTGCCAGTCCGCAGTTATTGGCCCGCTATTCTGCTGAGCAGATTGGCCAGTTCAACCATTTGCCGCTGATTGATAAATGCGCCGAGTACAACTCGCTGTGTTGGAAAGGGCTGGAGAAATCAAATGTTATTGCGGCCAGATGTGACGATTTTCATGCACAGTTGATGCTGGCAATGGCAGGCATTGGTGTTTGCTGTTTACCGAATTGGGTGGTTGCGCCAGCAATTGCCGCCGGAGAGCTGGTCAAAGTGATGGATGATCCGTTTGATCGGTGTGAAACGATTTATGCCCTCAGACCCTTTCAGCAAGCCAGTGCCAAAGTGAGTCTAGCGATGGCGGGGATTGAAACTGCGCTGATCACCATCTCCGGGACGATGTCTGCCGACAGTCAATGA
- a CDS encoding aldo/keto reductase — MLKRRLGSQGLQVSALGLGCMGMSHAYGGYDDSASFATLNHALAQGINFFDTAEMYGPYTNEKLLGQWLNSLKSQRQELVIATKFGFDIRDGASIGLNSRPEHIRDVVDASLQRLQTDYIDILYQHRVDPNVPIEDVAGTVAELIDAGKVRYFGLSEASPKTIRKAHQTCPVSVLQSEYSLWERRLEHETLPVLRELGIGLVPFSPLGRGFLSGDSKPASAYDKNDFRAWGDPRLSDENYATNLRLVDAIRQLAADKATTPARIALAWLLHQGDDIVPIPGCRRIAHLDDNLGAASLELKADEVRQLSEISTQLGVAGERYTAEFARFTDQ; from the coding sequence ATGCTAAAGCGTCGTTTAGGAAGTCAAGGTCTACAAGTCTCAGCGTTAGGGTTAGGCTGTATGGGCATGAGTCATGCTTATGGGGGTTATGATGACAGTGCATCGTTCGCCACACTCAATCATGCGCTGGCTCAAGGGATTAATTTTTTCGATACCGCTGAAATGTACGGGCCTTATACCAATGAAAAATTACTGGGCCAATGGCTCAACTCACTGAAAAGTCAGCGGCAAGAGCTCGTCATTGCGACCAAATTTGGGTTTGATATCCGTGACGGTGCGTCCATCGGACTCAACAGTCGCCCGGAACATATCCGAGACGTGGTGGATGCATCACTGCAACGGCTCCAGACCGATTATATTGATATTCTTTATCAACACCGGGTGGATCCCAACGTGCCGATTGAAGACGTTGCAGGGACAGTCGCCGAACTGATTGATGCGGGAAAGGTTCGCTATTTTGGTTTATCTGAAGCATCACCGAAGACTATCCGTAAAGCGCACCAGACATGTCCGGTGTCGGTACTTCAAAGTGAGTATTCATTGTGGGAACGCCGTCTGGAACATGAGACGTTGCCCGTACTGCGCGAGCTGGGGATAGGCTTAGTCCCATTCAGCCCCTTGGGACGCGGATTTCTGAGCGGTGATAGCAAACCCGCTTCCGCCTACGATAAGAATGATTTTCGGGCCTGGGGCGATCCGCGGCTGAGTGACGAGAATTACGCCACCAACCTGCGGCTGGTTGATGCAATCCGTCAGCTCGCTGCAGACAAGGCCACGACGCCAGCCAGAATCGCACTGGCTTGGTTACTCCATCAGGGCGATGACATTGTGCCGATTCCGGGCTGCCGGCGAATTGCTCACCTCGATGACAACCTCGGTGCCGCCAGTCTCGAACTCAAAGCCGATGAAGTCCGTCAGCTTAGTGAGATCAGCACGCAACTCGGTGTTGCCGGAGAACGATACACCGCTGAATTTGCCCGCTTTACGGATCAGTAA
- a CDS encoding LysR family transcriptional regulator, translated as MKSSEYTEMKAFKAVAEQGSFSAAAKVLRITPSALSQIIKRLEDNLGSRLFNRTTRSVVLTEIGLRFYQRLRPALDEVEAALNEVKTQSGALAGTVRLHLTTAAADAILQPVLGQFYRAYPDIVLDILVEDAVIDLVADGFDVGIRLWEFVEQDMIAYPIGPKVRMCAAASPQYLEKYGWPETPAALREHQCLNWRLSGDRAVYRWEFFQHGHWFSMAVDGPLITTSRELAVTAACEDQGIVFWTEDKLRPWLERGELVSVLDEFCPFFPGWHLCYPRHRHTSSALQAFIQFMRQAYPLPLPLPNETRTSSD; from the coding sequence ATGAAAAGCAGTGAATATACAGAAATGAAAGCGTTTAAAGCCGTTGCTGAACAGGGGAGTTTCTCTGCTGCCGCGAAGGTATTACGCATCACGCCCTCGGCCTTGAGTCAGATTATTAAACGTTTGGAGGATAATCTGGGCAGCCGGCTGTTTAACCGGACAACGCGCAGTGTGGTACTGACAGAAATCGGGTTGCGGTTTTATCAGCGTCTGCGACCGGCACTGGATGAAGTCGAAGCTGCATTGAATGAAGTGAAGACTCAGTCGGGCGCACTGGCCGGCACGGTTCGGTTACACCTGACTACGGCTGCGGCCGATGCGATCTTACAGCCGGTTTTAGGGCAGTTTTATCGGGCATATCCCGATATCGTGCTGGATATTCTGGTCGAAGATGCGGTGATTGATTTGGTCGCGGATGGATTTGATGTCGGGATCCGGTTGTGGGAGTTTGTTGAGCAGGACATGATAGCCTACCCGATCGGGCCGAAAGTCCGTATGTGTGCTGCAGCTTCGCCTCAGTATCTGGAAAAGTATGGTTGGCCTGAAACCCCGGCTGCGCTGCGTGAGCATCAGTGTCTGAACTGGCGACTTTCCGGTGACAGAGCGGTGTATCGGTGGGAGTTTTTCCAGCACGGGCACTGGTTCTCAATGGCTGTCGATGGCCCCTTGATTACCACCAGCAGAGAGCTGGCGGTGACAGCGGCCTGTGAAGATCAGGGCATTGTTTTCTGGACGGAAGATAAACTCAGACCTTGGTTAGAGCGGGGTGAACTGGTGTCCGTTCTGGATGAGTTCTGTCCGTTCTTTCCGGGGTGGCATCTCTGCTATCCGCGTCACCGGCATACGTCCAGTGCTTTGCAAGCATTTATTCAGTTTATGCGTCAGGCTTATCCGCTGCCGCTGCCGCTGCCTAATGAAACAAGAACATCGAGTGATTGA
- a CDS encoding GNAT family N-acetyltransferase — translation MLKWTIDQDIILYQLHESFASRYAELVQENKPYLSQWLNWPRVCHSTDDFKTFIQGSRYKYIDGDGLDCAIEYRGELVGNIGFNSIDHELKKAEIGYWLGQQYQGNGIITRACRFLIAYAFETLKVEKVQIAVAADNLPSRAVCERLGMTLEGIISHQEKVGDRILSHAIYGVFV, via the coding sequence ATGCTGAAATGGACGATCGATCAGGATATTATTTTATACCAGCTGCATGAATCATTTGCGTCCCGATACGCCGAGCTCGTACAAGAAAATAAACCATACCTCTCACAGTGGTTAAACTGGCCCAGAGTTTGTCATTCCACCGACGATTTCAAAACCTTTATTCAAGGTTCACGGTATAAATATATTGATGGCGATGGTCTGGATTGCGCGATTGAATATCGCGGCGAACTGGTGGGTAATATTGGCTTTAATAGTATTGATCATGAGCTTAAAAAAGCCGAAATCGGTTATTGGCTCGGCCAGCAATATCAGGGAAACGGCATTATTACCCGTGCCTGTCGGTTTTTGATCGCTTACGCATTCGAAACACTCAAGGTCGAAAAAGTTCAGATCGCTGTGGCGGCAGACAACCTGCCAAGCAGAGCCGTCTGTGAACGGTTAGGCATGACACTGGAAGGGATTATCAGCCATCAGGAAAAAGTCGGGGATCGAATTCTGAGTCATGCGATTTACGGTGTATTTGTATAA
- a CDS encoding DUF3103 family protein, with amino-acid sequence MKLKNTISIALCTVASFISVSAFAVDKDAIAARLASQLHDSVNLNQQLQQIERSHTPIRVNTFLAPQSFLAPQGMQAPQAVSDSTEMWLFLPADRALNDDMSDLVVAYPPSGDEASWTEVTGYTLSGDKTSLAVDQEPNVPVLVVDDNGYYAMKEGMEKLNALLQENGLQESGLQESGLEKGLREKASAAPQQGVQVQAATGFDATKLTKVSVKDTKEPWIKGPAEIYSLVTGVVTNNKPQVIAVEMPYLDYKETNYYPNQIVINWSAYDYRVVDLLMYEHDSGTNYKTLVQALVSAIGAAGSLAGWPPSSAVAEITNRVIAAMPDSVFVDDDDFVDACYTLERGKSYADFHCSADNATISMEPFFVEPN; translated from the coding sequence ATGAAACTAAAAAATACGATATCTATCGCATTGTGTACGGTGGCATCTTTCATTTCCGTGAGTGCTTTTGCCGTCGATAAAGATGCGATTGCAGCTCGGTTGGCATCTCAGTTACATGATTCAGTCAATTTGAATCAGCAACTTCAACAGATCGAACGTTCACACACACCGATACGGGTTAACACATTTTTAGCGCCACAATCTTTTTTAGCACCGCAAGGTATGCAGGCCCCTCAGGCAGTGAGTGACAGCACGGAAATGTGGTTATTCCTCCCGGCGGATCGTGCGCTGAATGATGATATGTCCGATCTGGTGGTGGCGTATCCGCCATCCGGTGATGAAGCGTCATGGACGGAAGTGACCGGTTATACGCTCAGCGGTGATAAAACCTCGCTGGCGGTCGATCAGGAACCCAATGTCCCGGTGCTGGTAGTCGATGACAACGGTTATTACGCGATGAAAGAGGGCATGGAAAAACTCAATGCGCTTTTACAAGAGAATGGTTTACAAGAGAGTGGATTGCAGGAGAGCGGCTTAGAAAAAGGTTTACGGGAAAAAGCATCGGCAGCACCTCAACAAGGTGTTCAGGTTCAGGCAGCAACCGGATTTGATGCAACGAAATTAACCAAGGTGAGTGTTAAAGATACCAAAGAGCCTTGGATTAAAGGCCCGGCAGAAATATACAGTCTGGTCACGGGCGTCGTGACGAACAATAAACCGCAAGTGATTGCTGTTGAAATGCCGTATTTGGATTACAAAGAGACCAACTATTATCCCAATCAAATCGTAATCAACTGGTCTGCATATGATTATCGCGTGGTTGATTTGTTGATGTATGAACACGATTCAGGAACCAACTATAAAACCTTGGTGCAAGCTTTGGTCTCGGCTATCGGTGCTGCCGGGTCGCTTGCCGGCTGGCCTCCGTCTTCAGCCGTTGCTGAGATTACCAACCGGGTGATTGCAGCGATGCCAGATTCTGTGTTTGTTGATGACGATGATTTTGTTGATGCCTGTTATACCCTTGAGCGCGGTAAGTCTTATGCGGATTTCCATTGTTCAGCGGACAATGCCACTATCAGTATGGAACCCTTCTTTGTTGAACCCAATTAA
- a CDS encoding AzlC family ABC transporter permease, which produces MMTAAHHASDSPMRLFFRGALAMMPLSIAVLPWGLLAGSFAVESGLTVIESQALSAILFAGSAQLVATGMLKAGAGLFSLLLTVFFITSRHFLYSVSMRSKISPMPLRWRLILGFLLTDELFALLNHQDDARFNRWYAFGAGFSFYLLWNIATLVGIVAGHTIPQLNSMGLDFAIAATFIAIVIPNVKTVPVTVAVLTGLVMSVLLNLYQVDGSLVIASLSAMIAGYVTETYLEGK; this is translated from the coding sequence ATGATGACAGCTGCGCATCACGCTTCAGATTCGCCGATGAGGCTATTTTTCCGCGGGGCGTTGGCGATGATGCCTTTAAGTATTGCGGTACTACCTTGGGGGCTATTGGCGGGATCTTTTGCGGTCGAATCCGGGTTAACCGTGATCGAGAGCCAAGCGTTATCTGCGATTTTATTTGCCGGTTCAGCCCAGTTGGTTGCCACTGGGATGCTAAAAGCCGGTGCCGGATTGTTTTCTCTGCTCCTGACGGTCTTTTTCATTACCTCACGCCATTTTCTCTACAGTGTGTCGATGCGTTCAAAAATCAGCCCAATGCCATTGCGCTGGCGGCTCATTCTGGGATTTTTACTGACCGATGAACTGTTCGCTTTACTCAACCATCAGGATGATGCCCGCTTTAACCGCTGGTATGCATTCGGAGCCGGGTTTAGTTTTTATCTGTTATGGAACATCGCCACGCTGGTGGGGATTGTTGCCGGTCATACGATTCCGCAACTTAATTCGATGGGGCTTGATTTTGCCATTGCAGCCACTTTTATTGCGATTGTCATTCCGAATGTCAAAACAGTACCAGTGACAGTTGCCGTCCTGACGGGACTGGTGATGTCGGTTCTGTTGAATTTATATCAGGTGGACGGCAGTCTGGTGATCGCCAGTCTGTCTGCGATGATCGCCGGTTATGTGACTGAAACTTATCTGGAGGGGAAATAG
- a CDS encoding AzlD domain-containing protein, giving the protein MVLIQIIAMAGVVFLSRYLFLEPKLPLRLGPHLHRFLSYSGPAILTVIWAPIVFMPEQSLWIHWHNPYLWGALTAGVISWKTQNVLLTTVLSMMVFLVLHLVVFPA; this is encoded by the coding sequence ATGGTGCTCATCCAAATTATAGCTATGGCAGGGGTGGTGTTTCTCAGCCGCTATCTCTTTTTAGAACCTAAATTGCCCTTGCGTTTAGGCCCTCATTTACATCGGTTTTTGAGCTATTCCGGTCCGGCCATCTTAACGGTGATCTGGGCGCCGATTGTGTTTATGCCGGAACAGTCGTTATGGATTCACTGGCACAACCCTTATTTGTGGGGCGCTTTAACGGCAGGAGTAATCTCTTGGAAAACCCAAAATGTCCTGCTCACCACCGTGTTGAGCATGATGGTGTTTTTGGTCCTTCATTTGGTGGTGTTTCCGGCATAA
- a CDS encoding fumarylacetoacetate hydrolase family protein has product MNTIRFGNRKITPSKVVCVGRNYIEHIHELDNAVPEQMVVFHKPNSSITSRLYAYHEEPLHYETEICFLVKNNRFHGVGLGLDLTKRNLQSQLKKQGLPWERAKAFNGSAVFSKFIALKDIELDTLNLELLINCVRIQQGGVAQMIYPPNTILQELQRYTTLEDGDIVMTGTPKGVGVVQAGDVFLARLKSEDKTLIEIEWVAQ; this is encoded by the coding sequence ATGAACACCATTCGTTTTGGCAACCGGAAAATCACACCGTCAAAAGTTGTCTGTGTCGGCAGAAATTATATCGAGCATATTCATGAATTGGATAATGCCGTACCTGAGCAGATGGTGGTATTTCATAAACCCAACAGTAGTATTACGTCTCGGTTGTATGCCTACCATGAAGAACCGTTGCATTACGAAACTGAAATCTGTTTTTTAGTCAAAAATAACCGCTTTCACGGGGTTGGACTCGGGCTGGATCTCACCAAAAGAAATCTGCAATCCCAGCTGAAAAAACAGGGACTCCCTTGGGAACGGGCCAAAGCATTCAACGGTTCGGCGGTCTTCAGTAAGTTTATTGCGCTCAAAGATATCGAGCTCGACACGCTCAATCTGGAATTACTGATCAACTGCGTCCGTATTCAACAGGGCGGCGTCGCGCAAATGATCTACCCGCCAAACACCATTTTGCAGGAATTACAACGCTATACCACACTGGAAGACGGGGATATTGTGATGACCGGCACCCCCAAAGGTGTTGGCGTTGTTCAGGCGGGTGATGTGTTTCTTGCCCGGCTGAAGAGTGAAGACAAAACCTTAATCGAGATTGAATGGGTCGCTCAGTAA